The window TCCAGACGTTGTAGCCGACCACGCCGATGCCGGCGACGAGCACCACGGCGAGCGACACGGCGACGAGCTTGAAGAACTGTGCGACGGGATGCGGCGAGCGCAGTCGGCCGTGGCGCGCCACCGTCTGGCGACGCCCGCTTCGGGTCGGGCTCACGCGGGTCCTCTCGTAACACACGACGTGGGGGCGCCGCGAGATCTCGCGCCGAACCCCCGTAGATCGTCGCCCATCCTACGAGTCGAGACCTGAGAACGACGTGCGGATCGCCTGAGCCGCCTCAACGCGGCGACTGCGGCAGCGTGAGGCGCACGCTCGTTCCGCGCCCGAGTTGCGACCGCAGCGACACCTCGCCACCGTGACGATGCGCGACCACGCGCACGAGGGAGAGGCCGAGGCCCGTTCCGTCGACGCCCCGCGCATCCTGTGCCCGCCAGAGCTCCTCCCACACGAACGGGAGATCCTCGGCACGGATCCCCCACCCGGTGTCGGCGACCTCGATGACGACGGCGTCCGGCTCCTCCGTGCCGCGCACCTCGATGCGGGCGCCCTCGGCGGAGTACTTCGCGGCGTTCAGCAGCAGGTTGCGCACGGCGACCGCGAGCAGGTCGGGGTCTCCGGTCACGGTCGGCAGAGGCCAGGGAACGGTGGGCAGCACGGTCTCGACACTGCGACGTGTGCCGCGGGCGGCGAGTTCGTCGCGCAGCGCCGCCGCCTCTTCCTCCACGATGACCGTCAGGTCGACGCGGGAAGCCTCGATCGGTCGGGTCTCCAGCGAGGACAGGGCTCGCAGCTGCGTGACCACACCGCCGAGTCGCGCGGCCTGCGCCGAGGCGATCACCAGGTTCTCCGGCGGCGTCTGCTCACCCGCGGCGAGCGCCGAACGGATGGCGGTGACCGGGTTCTTGAGTTCGTGGTCGAGCCGGCGCAGGAACCGCCGGTGCGCATCGCGTTCGGCCACCGCGCCCTCGGCGCGTGCGGCGGCGAGGGCCGCCGAGCGTCGGCGCACGCGCACCGGCCGGACGATCAGCAGGAGCGCCAACACGATCGACACGAGCACGCCCGCCGCGACGATCACCGTGGCCAGCGGCATCCGCAGCACGATCGATCCGTTGCCGCCCGCGAGTGCGAGCACGACGGCGATGAGCACGGCGACGGCCAGCGGAGCGGCGACGAGCACCAGCGGCACGGGTTTCATGACGCACTCACCGGTGCGCAGAAGAGGTAGCCCGCGCCCGGCAGCGTCTCGATCCAGCGCGGCTGCTGGGCGTCATCGCCCAGCGCGCGACGCAGTTCCGCGATGCGGTGGTCGACGGCGCGTGTGGTGACGGCGAACTCGAATCCCCAAAGGGTCTCGAGCAGGTGCTCCCTCGTGTGCACCTCGTCCGGATGCGACATCAGGTACTCCAGCAGCGTGAGCGCCTTCGGCGTCAGCTCGAGCGTCTGCCCGTCTCGCTGCACCCGACGGGCCACGCGGTCCAACCGGAGCCCCGCGCTGACCAGTTGCGACGACGCCGTCAGGGGCTTGCCGCCCCCTGCCGTGCGGCGCAGGACGGCACGGATGCGGGCCACGAGCTCCGGCGGGTCGAAGGGCTTTCCGAGATAGTCGTCGGCACCCTCTTCCAACGCCGCCGTGCGCTCGAACGACGCATCCACCTTCGTCAGCATGATGACCGGCGTCCACGCATCCGCCCGGCGAAGGCTCCGCACGAGTTCGCGCCCGTCCATGCGGGGCATGAGCACGTCGGAGACGACGATGTGCGGCGCGAAGGCGGCGTGCGCGTCGAGGGCGCTCTGTCCGTCGGCTTCCACCCGCACGTCGAATCCGCTGCGTTCGAGGAAGGGAGCGAGGGTGGAGGTGATGGCCTCCTCGTCGTCCACGAGCAGCACGCGGGTGCGTGCCTCGTCGCTCATGAGGCGTTCACCGCCCAGATGCCGATGCCGAACGCCGCGAGGATGAGGACGGCGATCAAGGCGATCGTGAGGTAGCCGATCACCAGCCCCGCGATCGCGAAGCCGGCACCGCCCGCGTTGCTGCGGCGGATGCGGGCCAGCGCGACGTGCCCGAAGATCACCGCGAGCAGGTTGAACCCGAGCAGCGCGAGCACGAACGACGTGATCGCGAGCCCACCGGTGGGACGGGTGACGTAGACGTACTGCTGCGGGGGCTGGGACATGGT is drawn from Microbacterium binotii and contains these coding sequences:
- a CDS encoding sensor histidine kinase, giving the protein MKPVPLVLVAAPLAVAVLIAVVLALAGGNGSIVLRMPLATVIVAAGVLVSIVLALLLIVRPVRVRRRSAALAAARAEGAVAERDAHRRFLRRLDHELKNPVTAIRSALAAGEQTPPENLVIASAQAARLGGVVTQLRALSSLETRPIEASRVDLTVIVEEEAAALRDELAARGTRRSVETVLPTVPWPLPTVTGDPDLLAVAVRNLLLNAAKYSAEGARIEVRGTEEPDAVVIEVADTGWGIRAEDLPFVWEELWRAQDARGVDGTGLGLSLVRVVAHRHGGEVSLRSQLGRGTSVRLTLPQSPR
- a CDS encoding DUF4190 domain-containing protein; this translates as MSQPPQQYVYVTRPTGGLAITSFVLALLGFNLLAVIFGHVALARIRRSNAGGAGFAIAGLVIGYLTIALIAVLILAAFGIGIWAVNAS
- a CDS encoding response regulator transcription factor; this translates as MSDEARTRVLLVDDEEAITSTLAPFLERSGFDVRVEADGQSALDAHAAFAPHIVVSDVLMPRMDGRELVRSLRRADAWTPVIMLTKVDASFERTAALEEGADDYLGKPFDPPELVARIRAVLRRTAGGGKPLTASSQLVSAGLRLDRVARRVQRDGQTLELTPKALTLLEYLMSHPDEVHTREHLLETLWGFEFAVTTRAVDHRIAELRRALGDDAQQPRWIETLPGAGYLFCAPVSAS